From Maylandia zebra isolate NMK-2024a linkage group LG11, Mzebra_GT3a, whole genome shotgun sequence, one genomic window encodes:
- the LOC105941298 gene encoding TLD domain-containing protein 2 produces the protein MAVWLADMWYSREQRLTGKSGAMKRLAENIKVLYIASDCMEPYVEIITVKESKRCQSLCSSDASEVEEPEYLLEVDDDLPVLTDQSHLLDDYHLEKLAVHMPARTRGYQWQLVYSTAVHGSSLKTLYRNMAEVDSPVLLVVKDMHKKVFGAFSSDPFRVSKYCYGTGETFLFSFNPDFQVYKWSGVNSYFVSGNWDSLQLGGGGSGFALWLDADLYRGSSFSSPTFHNAPLSTNEDFIVQDLEVWTVQN, from the exons ATGGCAGTTTGGTTAGCAGACATGTGGTACAGCAGAGAGCAGCGCTTGACAGGGAAATCAGGAGCTATGAAGCGGCTGGCAGAAAATATTAAGGTGCTTTACATCGCCAGTGACTGTATGGAGCCTTATGTTGAG ATCATCACAGTGAAAGAGTCCAAACGCTGCCAGAGTCTGTGCAGCTCAGACGCCTCCGAGGTAGAAGAGCCCGAGTACCTGCTGGAAGTTGATGATGATCTTCCTGTCCTCACTGACCAGAGTCATCTGCTAGATGACTATCACCTAGAAAAA CTTGCTGTTCACATGCCAGCAAGGACCCGGGGTTATCAATGGCAGCTGGTCTACAGCACAGCCGTCCATGGGAGCAGCCTGAAGACTCTGTACAGGAACATGGCTGAGGTGGACAGCCCTGTGCTGCTGGTGGTCAAAGACATGCACAAAAAG GTGTTTGGGGCTTTTTCTTCAGATCCATTCAGAGTCAGTAAATACTGCTACGGTACTGGAGAAACCTTCTTGTTCAGCTTCAATCCCGACTTCCAG GTATACAAGTGGAGTGGGGTAAACTCGTACTTTGTGAGTGGAAACTGGGATTCATTGCAGCTCGGTGGAGGAGG GAGTGGCTTTGCCCTGTGGCTGGATGCTGATCTGTACCGTGGTTCAAGCTTTTCCAGTCCGACTTTTCACAATGCACCTCTCTCCACAAATGAGGACTTTATTGTACAAGACCTGGAGGTCTGGACTGTGCAGAATTGA